In Novipirellula galeiformis, one DNA window encodes the following:
- a CDS encoding DUF1559 domain-containing protein, whose translation MRKTARPAFTLVELLVVIAIIGVLVGLLLPAVQAAREAARRMQCSNNLKQVGLALHNYHDTFRKFPQGARVGLTEPNSWRFALLPYLEQQAIFDLAKAAQGAGTRVNFYPKGNTAHTLADYNVYTQPMVNLVLPAYACPSSATPEIYTYSSNFAGLGTQRVGYVGIMGAYPDPMGRSTASYPTQYGSYATNNGGLLINENKAFRDITDGTSNTIVVGEQSGNAQFPTRTANYHSGWSGYGYSGTITDWQAAGSNQHRFGSGLTAVYHSPNPSSLGAEANAEWDSNTPLTSYHPGGVHALLADGSTQFITDSIELALLLKLSTRDDGQVIEEW comes from the coding sequence ATGAGAAAAACAGCTAGACCAGCATTTACGCTGGTGGAATTACTCGTGGTCATCGCGATCATCGGTGTTTTGGTTGGGCTGCTGCTGCCGGCGGTCCAGGCGGCTCGCGAAGCAGCTCGCCGCATGCAGTGCAGCAACAACCTCAAGCAGGTGGGGCTGGCGCTGCACAACTATCACGACACGTTCCGCAAGTTTCCCCAAGGCGCGCGGGTCGGTCTAACGGAACCCAACAGTTGGCGATTCGCATTGCTCCCTTATTTGGAGCAACAAGCGATTTTCGATCTTGCCAAGGCCGCACAAGGAGCGGGCACACGGGTCAACTTTTATCCCAAGGGAAATACCGCGCACACGCTCGCGGATTACAACGTCTATACCCAGCCGATGGTGAACCTAGTCCTCCCGGCTTATGCGTGCCCCTCCAGCGCCACCCCGGAAATTTACACTTACAGCTCGAACTTCGCCGGGCTCGGCACACAGCGGGTCGGTTACGTGGGAATCATGGGAGCGTATCCCGATCCGATGGGCCGCTCAACGGCGTCCTACCCGACTCAGTATGGGAGCTATGCGACCAACAACGGAGGTCTGTTGATCAACGAGAACAAAGCGTTCCGCGACATCACCGACGGAACCTCCAATACGATCGTTGTCGGCGAGCAATCCGGAAACGCTCAGTTTCCGACACGGACTGCGAACTACCACTCCGGTTGGTCCGGTTACGGTTACTCCGGAACCATCACGGATTGGCAGGCCGCCGGATCGAACCAGCACCGGTTTGGCTCGGGGCTGACGGCGGTCTACCATTCGCCCAACCCTAGTTCGTTGGGTGCCGAGGCCAATGCAGAGTGGGACAGCAACACGCCGCTCACCTCTTACCATCCCGGTGGCGTTCACGCATTGCTGGCCGATGGATCAACCCAGTTCATAACCGATTCGATTGAGCTGGCCCTTTTACTGAAACTTTCTACCCGCGACGATGGACAGGTGATTGAAGAATGGTAA
- a CDS encoding carboxypeptidase-like regulatory domain-containing protein gives MQFRSIQMLMVPAILASLSLGLAGCTPSNEMATVPVTGKVTYKGQPLPSGSVIFIASGAGPTADANIGPDGEYSLGTYSESDGVPPGEYNVMVVAMTGEDSIDAEAATGSTSLIPSRYSDPSKSGLTASVKAGEDNEINFDLAE, from the coding sequence ATGCAATTCCGTTCTATCCAAATGTTGATGGTCCCCGCCATTCTGGCTAGCTTGTCGCTCGGTTTGGCGGGGTGCACTCCCTCCAACGAAATGGCGACCGTTCCGGTTACGGGAAAGGTCACTTACAAGGGGCAACCGCTGCCAAGCGGTTCGGTGATCTTCATCGCCTCAGGTGCTGGCCCGACCGCCGACGCCAACATCGGCCCTGACGGTGAGTATTCGCTGGGAACCTATAGTGAATCGGATGGGGTTCCCCCAGGCGAATACAACGTGATGGTGGTGGCGATGACGGGAGAGGATTCCATCGACGCCGAAGCGGCGACCGGTTCCACTTCGTTGATCCCCAGTCGCTACAGCGACCCTTCGAAGTCGGGTTTGACGGCCTCCGTCAAAGCCGGCGAAGACAACGAGATCAATTTTGATCTCGCGGAATAA
- a CDS encoding DUF1559 domain-containing protein: MKKSTQRGFTLVELLVVIAIIGVLVGLLLPAVQAAREAARRMQCSNNLKQLGLGFHNYHDSMRSFPLGSLTASGYLMGWAPRLFPYMEQGSRVEAMEAFSATPFTQCAPYRHDTPPHFGSNEIWGTVPTLACPSSPLADGNPDITSYQSGGHGALHYRACAGPIEDVTNPSDDVNYRWANTGVMYPHSKTKFRDIIDGTSNTILLGESSSSRGWTSTNKRGFGGIQPWTWGYYYYTTPPTKRLMLDSKNVQFPINFRGTFFYNSTPYTSEHPGGVQSLLCDGSVRFITDSIDMNLFKSLATRNGGEVIGEY; encoded by the coding sequence ATGAAAAAAAGTACGCAGCGTGGTTTCACGCTAGTCGAGTTATTGGTCGTTATCGCGATCATTGGTGTATTGGTTGGTTTGTTGTTGCCGGCGGTTCAGGCAGCTCGTGAAGCGGCGCGCCGCATGCAATGCAGCAACAATCTGAAGCAGTTGGGGCTCGGGTTTCATAACTATCACGACTCGATGCGGTCGTTCCCGTTGGGAAGTCTTACTGCCAGCGGCTACCTGATGGGCTGGGCGCCGCGTTTGTTCCCTTATATGGAACAAGGGTCGCGTGTCGAGGCGATGGAAGCGTTCTCGGCCACCCCGTTTACCCAATGCGCTCCTTACCGACACGATACGCCGCCCCATTTCGGCAGCAATGAAATTTGGGGCACCGTGCCGACGCTGGCCTGTCCCTCGTCGCCTTTAGCCGACGGCAATCCTGATATCACTAGCTACCAGAGTGGCGGTCATGGCGCACTGCATTATCGCGCCTGCGCGGGCCCCATCGAGGACGTGACCAACCCTTCGGACGATGTTAACTACCGCTGGGCCAACACCGGCGTCATGTACCCGCACAGCAAAACAAAATTTCGTGACATCATCGATGGCACTTCAAACACGATCCTGTTGGGCGAGTCGTCCTCGTCGAGGGGCTGGACTAGCACAAACAAACGCGGATTTGGTGGGATTCAGCCGTGGACTTGGGGCTACTACTATTACACCACCCCTCCCACAAAACGACTGATGCTCGACAGCAAGAATGTTCAGTTTCCGATCAATTTCCGCGGGACCTTCTTTTACAACTCAACGCCCTACACCAGCGAACACCCCGGTGGGGTTCAGTCGCTACTGTGTGACGGTTCCGTCCGGTTCATCACGGATTCGATCGACATGAATCTCTTCAAATCGCTGGCAACCCGCAACGGTGGCGAAGTGATCGGCGAGTACTGA